A region of the Tachyglossus aculeatus isolate mTacAcu1 chromosome 9, mTacAcu1.pri, whole genome shotgun sequence genome:
GGGTTTATAGAAGtgcaaggcagagacagagagaaaaagggtAACCTGAGTTATCAGGATAACTTGATTGTAAGGCACAATCACCAGTGAGAGGAGACATATCCATCTTTTGATGAAATCAGTCAGCTACCGTATCATGGAAACTTTCTGACTCCAtataaatacaataatataacTTATTCTACTGCATTTGAGTGCACGATTCCCAGTAATGTGGTATAACTAGGGTATCAGGTCTTGGTTCAGGAACTAATCCCCTATTTCTAAcattgttcctatgagaaaatttGTTCCAATTTATATTTTTAATTTAGATGCAACTGGCACCCATGTCTTAGGTCCAAGCTGCTTCAGGgagcagtatgggctagtggactagactggaagctctttgtggcagggagcatttctataaactctgtttatattgtaatctcccaagcactttgtacaggtctctgcacagagtaagcactcaatatttatAAGTGATTGATAGTAGAAGCAGGACAAGCCCTTCATTTAGGTCTGCATTGTGATAAACTCCCAAAGCTAGAAGATTACGGTTAGCATGCATTCAACCCCCACCACAATTATGTTCTTTTACTTCTTTGTTAATTAAGCTCATCTAGTGAAAGTGAAGATGAAAATCCTGAAGCACAGCCACAGTCTACTGTCCGTCCAGAGGAGATCCCTCCTATTCCTGAAAACAGGTTCCTGATGAGAAAAAGTCCTCCCAAAGTagatgagaaagaaaagaaaaacagagagcGCGAGAAAGAGAGGGAATGGTAAGTAGCCTCTGTAGCAAATATGAATGTGTCGTTCTGGTAATAGGAAGGTTTCTAGGGTATACTTTAATTACAGTACTTAGTGTTATTAGCCAAGTTGTGGAGAAGatgttacaaaatgatcagattggactcCCTGGCCATTTGGGCCTATAttgtaagaaggagagagagcagttaATAATAAGTCACTATCATTaggtagcagcgtggcctgatggaaaaaccctggccctgagagtcagaggacttgggctctaattctcactctgccatgtgcctcctgtgtgacctcaggcaaatcatttaattttttctgtagctcagttttctcaactgtataatggggattcagtacccgctctccctcctacttagactgtgaccccatgtgggatggggactgtatctgacctgattaacttaatatCCAAACTTGGactagtacttgacacatagcatgtttttaataaacaccataataactGTCGTCAGTGTGGTACGTGTTAAGGCACtttctttgtgctaagcactgagatagatacaagataatcaggaccggACACCTTCCACGTTCCTAGATGGGGCTCGTAGCCTAAGGGGGAAGTAGAATAAGTATTTTATTcctgttttacacatgaggaaacttgaggcccaGGTAGAtttggacttgtccaaggtcacacagcaggtcagtggtagatctgggaataGAAACCCGGTCACTTGACTCTCAATCGTGCTTTTTATACTGCCTCTCAGCATAGAATTTGTTATATTTTTTTCCTCAATTGAGCACTCAAGAGTCTTATTTCCTGATAATTTCAATTTTTTTAACCCGAAGAATTGAAGCGTTTTCCAGGATTTACTAGTTAGCAGCATTCATTTTTACTTATCACAGAATTTAGAAGGTAAATTGCCCTCTCTAAGATAAATGTAGTGACTAAATAGCTGGACTGTTTTTTAATTGAAAACATTGCCAGTTATCCACTTTTTTAATTTAGAAACTCAAATATGAAACAGTAGTGCTTAAAAGGGTACAAGGAAGCCATTGCAAAACCTTGTTTCAGTTTTTGACAAATGGAGCAAAATGAATCTGTGGTTCACATACCCAGCATGATGTAATGTGAGGCTCAGTAGTTAAATTAACTTGAAGATGATGGGCCTTACAACTTGATGTTAATCTGCAGAGCCTACCCTTTCATTCTCAATTCTTCCAGTTTAATTTGGATTCATAAACAATTAAGGATCTGGGTCAAAACAACAGAAAGTCAGGAAATCTCAGATTTAGCTTTACTTTCTCCTCTTCTtggaaccttgggcaaacctTCAGTTtgtacataaaatggggataatattggTTTGAAGCCTATTTCATAGGAATGTTATGAAGACAGAGAAATAACTGGAAATGCTTGGAGTTCTTTTGAGTCCCTGAAACCTGCAGGAAGTGGAGATTGTGTTTGTTGAATATGCATTgacccaattaatcaattaattattgtgcttccagcctctctccatccctgtcatCCCTGAGACCTTGTCACTCTAGCATCGATCCCCTGCTTCCTTGCCAAGGTGTTGCCATCATGGCTTTGCCAAGCCCCCTGCTGCTGATCCAGCCATTCTCAGCCACTAGTATTACCCCAAGAGTGTTTGGCAAATATAGTCAAGAGTTCATACAAAGGATACCTTTCTAGATCTCTTTAATAAGAGAGCAGGGATAAATAGAGAAATTCAAACTTCCATTCTCCACCCTAAACAGGGTGGGAATATGTTATACTATCTGATCTACGCCTTGGTAAGGGAAGCATTAATTTGAGTCTTTGTGCCTGTCAGTGTGTATTTTACAGACCAAATTGATGAAAATAGAATATGTGGCATTGTTTCTACCTCCAGCAAGTTATATTACAAAAGTTTGCAacgaacttgagaagcagtgtggcctagtggttagagaagcggcctgagagtcagaaggacctgggttctgaatcccagctctgccacttgtctgctgtgtaaccttgggcaagtcacttcgattctgtcccttagttaccccatctgtaaaatggggattaagactgtgagccccatgtgggacagggactgtgcccaacccaatttctttgactccaccccagcgcttagaagagtgcctggcacatagttagcacttaacaaataccattggaaagaATAAATGCATATGATTAGTTTAGCCTTTGCAGGCAATCGCTCTCAAAGTTATCAGCGGCTTTTATGCACTCCAAGCATAGCGTATGGAATATGGCTTGGCTACAAATTTAATTCTCTCCAGCTTCTAGCATGCGGTGAACTCTTCAGTGTTATCTGGGGAGGCATTGTGGACTAGGGGagagagcatggaactgggaatcagaagactgggttcaagtcccagctccgcaagTGACCTActacatgatcttgggcaaaacaCATATAGCCtctttggtcctcagtttcctcttctgtaaaatggagcaaaAATAGATCATGAGGCCCATTTGGGGCCCAGACTCTATCAgattcattaccttgtatttacctcagtgcttagcacataataagcacatggaAATATTTTTATTACTGATTATACTATTGAGTGAAATCAATCAAGAGCATTTAACTCTAGCGGTTAGTCTTCATTTGTACCAGCCTGCTCATTATCTGTTTGTGAAGTTCAAACCCTGAGTGCAGCTGCACTCTTAATTTattccttcttcccttttataATCACGAGTCTTTTAACTTTCTCCCTACTTCTAGTAATCCGTCTAACTCCCAAACGTCTTCATACCAGAGGAGGCTTTTAGTAACAAGGTCTGGAAGGAAAATTAAAGGAAGAGGGCCACGGGTAAGTAGCTCTTTCATAAGAAATGTTTTGAGACCGATTGTTTCTCTCTTCTGTAGCATCATGGTATTTCAACCCTCTATGAGCTAGACCATATTTGAAGTTTTCTTGTTTTTTGATTTTGGCTTTTTAATGAGATGGTGTGACTTTGCATGTAGACTATTACCATCAGAGGCAAAAGCTGATAGTCAAGGGGCAACTGCAGGTTCAGAGCAGAAAAATGGAGTGTGGATAATTTTATACCATTCCATTTTAAAAGACATCTACTAGATTCAGGTATTGTTGAGAAAAGTGCCTGTAGTAAATTAGCTGAGAGAAAGGATTTGGACTGACTCTTTCCAACTTTTTATCctcatcaatagtattgattgagtccttattgtgcttaaaacactacactaagtgcttgggaaagtacattggtTAGAAGATATGATTCCCCGCTGCCCTGAAAAAGCTTGCCATGTAGTTCTAAGGTGGTGATTTCTGTGAAAAAAAAAGCCTTACAGTGATTCGACTTGGGTGCAAATGGGGTATTGCACTATTGATCATTGCTAAATATAAGGCCGGGCAGCACCCTTTTGGTTAACGAGGTCCCAGAAGCTGGTTAGAaccagggtcatgggttcgaatcctgactgccagttgtcagctgtgtgactttgggcgagtcacttaacttctctgtgcctgttacttcatctgtaaagtgggggtgaagactgtgagccctctgtgggacaacctgatcaccttgtaacctccccagcgcttagaacagtgctcagcacatagtaagcgcttaacaaatgccattattattattattgttgtatttagtGCAGCTAACCATTGTCCTCTTTTCTCCCCAAAGCGCTATCGAACTCCTTCCAGATCCCGGTCAAGGGATCGTTTCAGGCGGAGTGAAACCCCTCCACACTGGAGGCAAGAGATGCAAAGAGCTCAAAGAATGAGGGTGTCAAGCGGTGAAAGATGGATCAAAGGGGATAAGTAAGATTTAAAATTTTAGTTTCAGCTCAGCCAATGACCTTCCAGTGACTGTGACAGTGGCCCTTGCAGTTGAACTTAGAGTACTTTTAATTGTAATTAAATAATGGTGCGTTTtggcaacttttcattttgaaagtaAAAAGTAACTGGCTGTCGTGGTTATTATGGACACGGAAAGATCCCTTCACAGTGTGGTATGGGTTTTAATTTCGGGTAGACTGCTTGCATTTTCTAAATCCTTTTACttagagcaattttttttttctcttccaaggagtgaaatgaatgaaaacaaaaaagaaaatcaaaagagtccagggagaggaaaagaaagaaaagtgtcTGATCACAGACATGCCTCTGAGAGCCCAAATAGAAGgagtgaaaaggaaaagaagactaAAGACCATAAATCCAACAGCAAAGACAGGGAAACAAGGAGAAATTCAGAAAAAGACGATAAGTATAATAAAAGTAAAACTAAGAAAAGGGGCAAATCTAAAAGTCGGAGTAAAAGCAAAGAGAAATCCAGAAGTAAAGAGAGAGATTCAAAGCATCTCAGACATGAAGAAAAGCATATGAGGTCAAGAAGCAAAGAAAGGGATcatgaaaaggagaaagagaaagataagcATTCTGATTCTAGAGGTAGGGACCGAGAAAAGAGTAGAAGTAAAGAGAGGTCTAAGCGGGCAGGATCTAAAAGTAATGAACATGATCATACTAAAAATAAAGACAGGGACAGACATGCAAAATCAAGGAGTAGGGAACGTGAACAAAATAAAGGAAAACATAGCTCCAGTAGCAGAACGAGGGAACGCAGTAGAAGTAgggacagaggaagaagaggcaggtCTAGGAGCAAAGAACGAGACCGTAGTAGAAGTAAAGAGTACTACAGGAACAGAGACAGGGAttccagaagaaggggaagatcgagaagtagagagaggaaaagaacacCTGAAAAATCTAGAAGTaaagaaagcaggaggaggagagattcgAGGAGCTCTGAGAGAGAAGAAAGTCAAAGACGAAGCAAGGAAAAAAACCGAAGCTACGAAAGCAGGAGTTCACACAAAAAAGACAacagtgaaaatgaaaaaaagaggCGCTCAAAAAGCCGGGACAACAGCAGCCCtgagagcaataaagagaaaaaGGCAGATAGAGATCAAAGTCCTAGTTCAAGAAAAATACAAAACAGTAAGGACAGAGAATCAAAAGCGTCTGGGTACAAAaataaggaaaaagagaagaccagatcctcagtggaaaaagaaatcAACCAAAAATCAAAGAGTCAAGAGAGAGACCAAGCCCATATTAAGGATAAAAAATCTGATCATGAATCAAGCCCTGGAACAGATGAAGGCAAAAATGGATGAGTGAGTTGTATGAACTTCTGTCCCTTCTGTCTCTTTTTAAGTTCTAGAGACTTGCTGGAGAACATCTTTTTGCCCCCAAATTCCCTTTattgttttggggttttgttttggttttttgttttttttttttatgtggacTTCATTAAGTTTGATCTTTTGATAATCTACAACCTGGATAATTTGTACTGCTAAAGTTTTAATAAACTTGAAATGAGAAAAAATCAGTGTAATGCCGTGTGCTGTATTTAACTTCCATTTCCTATCTTTTTGTGTTGCAGCAGCTAGGTGATTCTTATTGTGTTTAAACCACATCTGAACCAGTTTGTTCAATCTGTTGGAAACCAGTATAACTGTTTATTGCAATAGTATTTTCGCAGGTGTATGCGTCTCTCACGCTAGGTTTTATTAAAACCCATTCAGTTCAGGAAAAGTTATGTAGCTATTTCTGGTTGCATTCAATACGGTGGTACAGTTTTGTAGTGTTCATGGTAGAGACTTTAAAGTTCTTTCAATTTCAAGGGAAGAAGGTTTGAATCAAAGGGAGATCCGGACCTCCTCTCCTTGATTGTTGTAAGGTGGCTTAAAATAATTAGCGACTTAACGTGTCTTATTTCATAAGTCGTCCTGTTCTTCCAAAACGAAGTTCATCACATGGGGGGTTTTTCCCCCTCTATTTTGTTTCTCTTATACCTGCATGATGCAGCTCGTTTCAAGTGGAGTACTGTTTGACTGACCGATGAACTGAACGAGTTTGCAGTGTGCTGTAGCATCCATTTGAATTGGGCCCGAGGAAAATagttccctccaccccccactttGCTTCCATTGGGATTGGAGAGCTCGTCGTAGAATCAGTCCTCTGTCGTAGACACGGCCCAGCTTTTCCCCCGATAACAATTCTCTTAATGGGGAAATACTTTACATCTGGCTCCTGCAAATTAATCTGATCCTAAAACTAACAGTGTGATCATTCACTTTGATAAGTGATCTATACAGTTTTCAAAATTAGTTATTGCTGTGTTCATCTGAATGCTTGCTTTTCTTGCCCTTCTGAAAACCTAAATGTCTCGAATGACAAGACAAAAGGCCGTTCCTTCTCCATGTTCTTTATGCTCTAGTGATGCTTGGATGCTATAGCATGTCTGTCAAACACCATTTTGTTCTTTTTAAATGACTTTAATCTATGAAAATTAAATTTAGCTCTAAAGTTAGCATTTGCAAAATCTGCAGAATTTGGTAGAAAATTGAAGTTTTAAAAACAGCCCCAAAATCTGTGTGgtgttttgggtgtttttttgttttgcagaACAAACCAGGCAAAAACAAAGTCTCCCTCCtctatggggggaaaaaaatccaggaaGCCAGTTCTTAATAGCAACTGGAAATGTTTAGGACTAAAATGTGTCATTTGTATTCATAATGTAGCTTCTCGTTAATTCCAATGGCTACAAGCATAATGCTTTTTGCATTGTGTAGCTGTTCGGTGATGCAGAGTGAGTAAAGTGATGACACAATTCCACTGATGTGTGGCACACTGGCTTCATTTGGAGTCTCTTTATGTGAATAGAAGATCCATAATGGATTCACTGACATCATTGATCAGGAAGAGCCTCAGTCTCATGTCAGTGAAAGAATAGTCAGACTCAAGTCTGTAGAATATTTCTAAGCCTTTTATCGTTAGGTCTAAGCTCATTAGATTGCATTTAAACAATGTTTTGTTATGTGTAAAACGTGCATGAGATCCTCGGATGAAAGGTGTTTTATAAGCATAAAGTATTAATATTAGTGCTATCATAAAGTAGGAGGAAATTCCAAGTAAAATGAACCCTTTTCAGGGGCTTGGATCTGAACCTGGATCTTCTCAACAAAACCCCGTACGAAGTCTCCACATCCAGATTAGTGGACTCACTTTTTAATACCTCATTTACTCCTAGAGATttgttttaaaaaagcaaaaataaaataaaataaaaaatgtgtTCTATATATCTTATACAAGAAGTGTTTTTTCCTCTGAGTCCAAGAGTACCTCcataaataagaataatattctTTATTGTTGGACATAAATTGGCACCAATGAATGAGGAAACTTTGCTGCACCAGAAACATCAAAATCTACAATGCCAGTTATTGTAGTGAAAAAATAGAGAAGAGAGGGACAATcagttcattttatttttaagattttaaggtaaaagaaaaaaacattaaTTAAAAAGGACTCGAAAGAGGTCCTTTGATTACAGAAAGAGACAAGTGACATCTTTCGTTGTAACTTCTGAAATTTTCTCTTGTACAGCTTA
Encoded here:
- the PPIG gene encoding peptidyl-prolyl cis-trans isomerase G, encoding MGIKVQRPRCFFDIAINNLPAGRVVFELFSDVCPKTCENFRCLCTGEKGTGKSTQKPLHYKSCLFHRVVKDFMVQGGDFSEGNGRGGESIYGGFFEDESFAVKHNKEFLLSMANRGKDTNGSQFFITTKPTPHLDGHHVVFGQVISGQEVVREIENQKTDAASKPYAEVRILSCGELIPKSKVKKEEKKRHKSSSSSSDSESSSDSDSSSDSSSDSESASEEKSKKRKKKHKKNSRKHKKEKKKRKKNKRSSSSESEDENPEAQPQSTVRPEEIPPIPENRFLMRKSPPKVDEKEKKNREREKERECNPSNSQTSSYQRRLLVTRSGRKIKGRGPRRYRTPSRSRSRDRFRRSETPPHWRQEMQRAQRMRVSSGERWIKGDKSEMNENKKENQKSPGRGKERKVSDHRHASESPNRRSEKEKKTKDHKSNSKDRETRRNSEKDDKYNKSKTKKRGKSKSRSKSKEKSRSKERDSKHLRHEEKHMRSRSKERDHEKEKEKDKHSDSRGRDREKSRSKERSKRAGSKSNEHDHTKNKDRDRHAKSRSREREQNKGKHSSSSRTRERSRSRDRGRRGRSRSKERDRSRSKEYYRNRDRDSRRRGRSRSRERKRTPEKSRSKESRRRRDSRSSEREESQRRSKEKNRSYESRSSHKKDNSENEKKRRSKSRDNSSPESNKEKKADRDQSPSSRKIQNSKDRESKASGYKNKEKEKTRSSVEKEINQKSKSQERDQAHIKDKKSDHESSPGTDEGKNG